One window of Athalia rosae chromosome 4, iyAthRosa1.1, whole genome shotgun sequence genomic DNA carries:
- the LOC105692707 gene encoding dual specificity protein phosphatase 3 isoform X2: MESTWRDRDRDFQKHLIDGETTIQDLVEVLHDTKTNFQLLLPGFTDEDDSTIWRNQKDIDCDEVYENIYIGDAATAKNKEYLKKLGITHVLNAAEGKRFGFVDTDKNYYKDTTIKYLGLPLADRPWICIRKVFVHCMMGISRSATCVLAYLMIKKQLLAAEAVTIVRQNRDIYPNEGFLHQLAQLDNQLRRQRL, encoded by the exons ATGGAGAGCACGTGGCGGGACAGGGATCGG GACTTTCAAAAACATTTGATCGATGGTGAGACGACTATTCAGGATTTAGTAGAGGTTCTCCACGATACCAAAACAAACTTTCAACTCCTATTACCTGGATTCACTGATGAAGATGACAGCACAATTTGGCGTAACCAGAAAGATATTGACTGCGATGAAGTCTATGAAAACATCTATATCGGGGATGC GGCAACTGCTAAAAATAAGGAATACTTGAAAAAGTTAGGTATAACACACGTTTTAAATGCTGCTGAGGGCAAAAGATTTGGATTTGTGGATACTGACAAGAATTACTACAAAGATACCACTATAAAGTATCTGGGTCTACCCTTAGCTGATCGGCCCTGGATCTGTATAA gaAAAGTGTTCGTCCATTGCATGATGGGAATATCACGCAGTGCAACATGTGTCCTTGCCTACCTCATGATCAAGAAACAATTACTGGCTGCTGAGGCGGTTACAATCGTTCGGCAGAACCGGGATATTTATCCAAATGAAGGATTTTTACATCAGTTGGCACAACTCGATAACCAATTGCGTCGGCAACGTTTGTAA
- the LOC105692707 gene encoding dual specificity protein phosphatase 3 isoform X1, whose translation MESTWRDRDRDFQKHLIDGETTIQDLVEVLHDTKTNFQLLLPGFTDEDDSTIWRNQKDIDCDEVYENIYIGDAATAKNKEYLKKLGITHVLNAAEGKRFGFVDTDKNYYKDTTIKYLGLPLADRPWICISEYFYTASAFIDEAILQKGKVFVHCMMGISRSATCVLAYLMIKKQLLAAEAVTIVRQNRDIYPNEGFLHQLAQLDNQLRRQRL comes from the exons ATGGAGAGCACGTGGCGGGACAGGGATCGG GACTTTCAAAAACATTTGATCGATGGTGAGACGACTATTCAGGATTTAGTAGAGGTTCTCCACGATACCAAAACAAACTTTCAACTCCTATTACCTGGATTCACTGATGAAGATGACAGCACAATTTGGCGTAACCAGAAAGATATTGACTGCGATGAAGTCTATGAAAACATCTATATCGGGGATGC GGCAACTGCTAAAAATAAGGAATACTTGAAAAAGTTAGGTATAACACACGTTTTAAATGCTGCTGAGGGCAAAAGATTTGGATTTGTGGATACTGACAAGAATTACTACAAAGATACCACTATAAAGTATCTGGGTCTACCCTTAGCTGATCGGCCCTGGATCTGTATAAGTGAATATTTCTACACAGCCTCCGCATTTATTGATGAGGCTATATTGCAAAAAG gaAAAGTGTTCGTCCATTGCATGATGGGAATATCACGCAGTGCAACATGTGTCCTTGCCTACCTCATGATCAAGAAACAATTACTGGCTGCTGAGGCGGTTACAATCGTTCGGCAGAACCGGGATATTTATCCAAATGAAGGATTTTTACATCAGTTGGCACAACTCGATAACCAATTGCGTCGGCAACGTTTGTAA
- the LOC105692706 gene encoding 60S ribosomal protein L13, which translates to MGKRNNMIPNGHFHKDWQRFVKTWFNQPARKYRRRQNRVKKARSVAPRPASLLRPIVHCPTFRYHSKVRAGKGFTLEELKSAGLNKKFARTIGIAVDHRRRNKSVETLQTNAQRLKEYRARLILFPINEKKIKKGEATEEERKVATQLKGEVMPVRHQAPAKAKARVVTEDEKKFSAYITLRKARADARLVGIRAKRVKDAAENPDDVTKAPKDKKAKK; encoded by the exons ATGGGTAAGCGCAACAACATGATCCCAAATGGGCACTTCCACAAGGATTGGCAACGATTTGTCAAGACCTGGTTTAATCAACCAGCGCGCAAATATCGCCGAAGACAGAATCGTGTTAAGAAAGCCCGCTCTGTTGCTCCCAG ACCAGCTTCTCTGCTGAGGCCTATCGTCCATTGCCCAACATTCCGCTACCACTCCAAGGTTAGGGCAGGCAAAGGATTCACCTTAGAGGAATTGAAAAGTGCTGGGCTTAACAAAAAGTTTGCCAGAACTATTGGTATTGCTGTTGATCACCGCAGGCGTAACAAGTCCGTTGAGACTTTGCAGACAAATGCTCAGCGCCTGAAAGAGTACAGAGCCAGGTTGATTCTGTTCCCAATCAATGAAAAGAAG ATCAAGAAGGGAGAGGCTACAGAGGAGGAACGTAAGGTTGCAACTCAACTCAAGGGTGAGGTCATGCCTGTTAGACATCAAGCACCTGCCAAAGCCAAGGCACGCGTCGTTACAGAAGACGAAAAGAAGTTTTCTGCTTACATAACACTGCGCAAGGCTAGAGCAGATGCACGCCTTGTTGGCATTCGAGCGAAACGTGTTAAGGATGCAGCTGAAAATCCTGACGACGTTACCAAGGCTCCTAAGGACAAAAAAGCCAAGAAGTAA